CTTGGTTTTTATTTCAATTTTCTGCCTTTATTTAATAAATATATATATGACCCAATATTTTAACAGGATTGTTTAAAAGATGAATTTTTTTGTCCCTGGTCGTCTTTGTCTATTTGGTGAACATAGTGATTGGGCAGCAGAATATCGCCAGATCAATCCTAATATTGAACCAGGCTACGCGATCGTGGTTGGCACCAATCAAGGCATTTATGCTCAGGTCAAAACCCATAGTGATTTAGTTTTTAAAACGGCAAATCAGCCTCAGATATTAAAGCTAGCTATGGATAAGAATTTGTTGTTAGAAATGGCTCAAACAGAAAATTTCTATAGTTACATAGCGGGTGTCGCCTATCAAGCTTTGACTCGTTATGGAGTGGGTGGTTTAGAAATTGATAATTATTTAACGAATTTACCTATGAAAAAAGGTTTATCTTCTAGTGCAGCAATTTGTGTGTTGGTTGCCAGAGCATTTAATTATTTTTATCAGCTAAATTTGACTATTGAAGAAGAGATGAATCTAGCTTATTGGGGAGAAAAAACAACCCCTAGCCAGTGTGGCAGACTAGATCAAGCCTGTGCTTTTGGTAACCAGCCAATTTTAATGATTTTTGATGGCGATCGCCATCAGCTAAAACCTTTGACTATAGGTCAAGACCTGTATTTTATTGTGGTTGACTTAGCTGGTTCAAAAAATACTCAAGAAATACTGACTCAGCTTAATCAATGCTATCCTGTCGCTAAAAATGCTCTAGAAGCTCAGGTGCAAGACTATTTGGGCAGAATTAATGCTCAGATAGTTCAAGAAGCTATTTTGGCTTTAGAGCGAGGAGATGCAGCTATACTTGGTAGTTTAATGTCACAGGCGCAAACTGAATTTGACCGCAATCTGATTCCTGCTTGTCCTCAACAACTAAACGCACCTATATTACATCAGCTACTTAAGCACAAACCTTTGCAAGCTTATGTTTATGGTGGAAAGGGAGTAGGATCCCAAGGAGACGGTACAGCACAGTTTATTGCTGACGATCGCCATAGCCAACAAAAAGCGATCGCCATAATTCAGCAAGATTTTCCGCAGATGCAGTGCTACGAGTTAAATATTCCTCAGTCAAATTTATAAAGATCAAAGGGCGATCGCTTTATGGCGATCGCCCTTTGAATATTCAGTCTAAATAACTGAGGTTAAAAGTATACTTAAAACTTAAAGTGATGTATTAATTTATTGATTTGTAGCTATTGTTTCGGCATCAACATCAACAACATTAGTCTCGCTACCTATATCTTCGGTTGTTACATTGTTCTTTTCTTGGCGACTTTGCAATTTAGCAAAAGCCATTTGCGATAATTCTGTAAATAATAAACCAGCTAAAACCACATCATCAATTTGCCCGACAATTGGAAAGATATCGGGTATGACATCGATAGGACTAACAAGATAGATTGCTGTCCCAAGCATTACCCACCAGCGATACTTTGGATGACGAATTGCGCTGCGATACCATTCATATAGGGAAGAGAGGGAAAAATTCATCTTTGTTTTCGTGTCCTCGATTAAGTTATTTTTATTATGACACTTCCTAGTTGCTAGCTTAGTGTGGATAACCTCATTCAGATAATTCGGTAAGTACTATGATCTAGTGATTAATTATGACAAAGCACTTATAGTATTCCAGGCAATTTGATGATTTTTAGTGCCATTTGACCAAAAACCATTAATTAAACTATGCAAAATCAAGATTTTAAACTTGTTTTTGATTGTTTTTTTGAAGCATTTTGTAAATAAATAAACAGAAAAACTAATTATTAATATTTTAAATAAAATGTATATTGGTAAATAAATCCATAGACAGATGCTAAACATAATTAAAGTAGTAAACCATAAAACTTTAAATAGCCTTGTAAGGGAATTATTAACTTTTAAAGGTAGTTGAGCTAGTATTTGCAGAATCAACCAGTGATGAGCCTTAATAACTTTTGCTAATAATTGAGGATTTTGACACAAATCTTGCTGAACTTGTTGGAATATTTGTCCTTCTGAATTAATAATGCTCCGAACTACTTTTTTTGACTGGCTATGAGAGAATAAATAATTACTGGTAAAGATTAGTGGCGATCGCTCGATAGACATCAAATTTGCTCGATGTAGCCACTCGTTAAAATTTAATTGTTCTGCTGAAAAATAATTTAGTAGAGCATAATAGCGTAAATCAGCAAGATTATCAGGAGAAAGAGTAAACCTATAGTTATTTTCTTTTGCTTGTTCTATTTGGCTTAAAATCTCTGGATCAAAACGAAAAACAATTTGATACGGAATAGATAATTTATGGCTAATTCTAGCTCGATCTATTTGAATACAAGAATTAAAAATATTGGTGGCTATTGGCTGTTGACTTTTCACTAAGTTGCGGATACTAGATTTAAATTAAAACAAAGAGAGCATAAATTTAAGCAAACCTCGCCATTGTTGTTCTCCTGCGGTGATAGATTGTTCGTGCAGTTGTAACAATAAATCGCGATCGCTTCGTTCTAAAATAGACTGAGCATAGCGGTTCACAATTTTGCCATCCAATTGCAAAGATGTCTGAGCATAGGTAGTATCAGAGATGTTGTCATAACCCGATGAACTACGTAAAATGCGATCGCGACGATCTAAAGCAGCTTTTCTTTTGCTTAACTGCTGTAGGATATTAATAAAAGTGCGATCGCGCAACAGCTTATTGACCTCAGACATACTTTGCTGACCACTATGGGGAATAGCTTCGGGTAACCTAGTCGGGATGGTTTCCCACTCGGAGTTATTCTGACTGAGAATTGGCAAATCTCGTTTAATTTCAGATACTAGGGTGCGATTGTATAAGGTCGATTTAGGATCGATTACTTGTAAACAATATGCTAGTTCCAACTGACGACGTAATTGCAAATAACGATCGTCTAAAGATGAGTCAATTGTCGAGCGTTCCAAATAAGAACGAGAAAGATAATATATGCCTTGATAAACTTCCCAAGGAATAAACATCTCGTCCACAATCTCCTCGACTATAACGGTGCTAATTTCTACGGCAGTAATACTATCGAGCAAATTATGATTCATTAATTGCGTATTGTATGGACTTTCTTTGTTTTGATTTATAGGTTTTTAGCTCTTAGCTTCTACGAAACAGGGATGATTTTGGATAATCAGCTACGTAAACTGCAATTCATACTTGGAAAATAAATTTTTTTACATCTAGATTAAGCAATTAAGCATGAGTTGCGTTAAAAGCGATTCTTAATTTATCTCTTACTCCCTGCGGGGAGTATACCCCTTGGCTACTCATTACTTCTTTAATGTTGCTCCTCTGGAGATTCCGAAGAATTCCCCTCTCCTTCCCAATTTTGCCAATTTTGAGCAGCCTCTCGGATATTGAGAGACTTAAGATCGAATACCTCGCACTTTACTTTCTCATCGTCGGCATCTTCTTTTAGCCAATCACCCCAATCACCTTGTCCTGGCTGAGGATTTTCTTCTGAGCGATCGCTATCATGATCATCATCAAGATCGGCTAAAGACATTAAATCGTCTACCACGTCATCTTCTTCTGAAACAAAAGAAAGCAGGTTCGGCTCTGGGTTATTAGTTTTTATCCTTGAATTAAAGTCTGATGAAACCGCCTTGGTCATGTTGGCAGATAGTTGATTTGTCTCACGCTTTGGGGGTAGAGGCTCTCTAGTTACATCGGCAGCAATATCAACCCAGTTAGAATCTTCAGAAGTCTGTTGTTGAAAAGCGGACATTAACTGGAACATCTTTTGGAGACTAATTAGATTATGTTGAATGGTTTGATGTCCTTGAGTTACTTGCTCAATATGGAACTGTTTAATCTCCGAATAGCGATCGCCAGTTAGCTTTTCGCCAATTTCATTCTCGACTTTGCCTTCAATTAGACTGATGTGGGTGCGTAAACTACTATCTCCCTGAGACTGATTAGTATCTGCCTGATGCTGATTGCCTTCGGAGGTAATAATCTTAGTAGTAATATTTAGTTCAGGTGCATTACTCATGGCAACTAGGAAAGCTTCCTGGATATTGCCTGCTCGGATTGCCTGTTTAAAATCTTCGCTGGATGTCATCTGTTTCAAGCTTAAATAAAGAACAACTGTTTAATTGAGTGAGCAGTATAGACTTGATTATTTATTCAAACGACTTGGACTTAAAAGACGACGCATTTCTTCTAAGCTAGCCAGGTTTTTGATTAAGAAGCCTTGTTTTTGTTTTACTTGCTCAATATGCCATTGTTGTAATTCCCCATAGGCAGGATTGTCAATCAATTCAAGATCGACTTCATGTTCTACCGTGCCGTTTAACAAATTGATTCGTGTCGCAAATCTCTCTGTTGATGGGGATTGAGTAGCTCTATCTAGATCATTTTCAATGCAGGTAGTAACGTTTATTTCTACCGTCTTACTCATCGCTATAGTCAAAGCTGCAAAAATTTCTTGAGCCTGAATTTTGCCTTGCATTTTTTAAGTTCTAGAGTTTACCAACAGTAGCAGTTCATCACTGCCAAAAGTTGGTGATATTGTAGCCCAAGTTTTCTAACATTTGATGTAATAGAGGAAGGCTTAAGCCGATGACGTTGCTATGGCAGCCTTCAATTTTCTCCACAAACATACCTCCTTTTCCTTCTAAGGCAAAGCTACCAGCACATTTGAGAGGTTCACCCGTGGCAACATAAGCCTCGATAGTGCGATCGCTGATATTAGCAAAATAAACCTGAGTAATACCGCAGCGAATTATTTTTCTTTGTTGCTCCAGGTCTAGCAAGGCATGACCTGTATAGATCTTGCCCATTTTACCGCGCATTTCTTGCCAGCGAGCGATCGCCTGTTGAGATGAGTCTGGTTTACCATAGATGCGATTATTAATTGTCAATATTGAATCACATCCCAAAACTAAAGCATCACTAAATTGAGGTGCGACGGTTTCCGCTTTACATCTAGCCAAGGTTGTGACCAATTCAGCAGGATCTTCTATTTGCACCCGATCTTCATCAAAATCGCTTTTACATACCAAAGGTGCTATTCCTACCATCCGCAGCAACTTCAAACGCGCCGTAGAAGCAGAAGCCAAAACAAAACGAGGAGATGATTTATTTGCATTCATAAGCACCTATATATTTAAACTGCATATTGTACGCTCTGGTATCAGATTAAAATCGGGCAGATTGTAACTGTTTATGCGGATGATGAGACTCTAGTTAATTAGGCAAAAAATTAAGGTTAATGTTTACGGAAGGGGCGTGGGGAGGGACGTAACGTCCCCACCAGGACGGCGCTTATAAAGGGGGAACTTTCCCCCAGGAATAAACTTTGATTCTTACAGATAAGCTACTACCTACTACCTACTACCCACTACCCATTATTAAGACTGGTTGCTCCTTCATGAACTGTTTTCACCCACTTTAATCTTTTGGGGCGAATAGACATTCTGGCAGTAATACTTAGCATCACAACTTGCCAGTGAGCCATATAGATTAATCCTCTGATAGACTGTCCAACAATATCTAATAGTACGGGCAAAGTTAGAGCTTTGTTTTCGGCGACATGAATACGCACTAAGCCTTTAAATATACCGATAAAACCCCAAACGAATAACAGAATAGTTATCGGACTAAGAATAGGCAAACGGTGACGAGCGATCGCCAGAATACCATCAGGTACATTGGCAGCGGGAAGAATGTATTGCAACAGCATCCAGCACAGTAGATCGATTCTTTTGCCAAAGCCCATGGGCTTACTAAAGATATAACGCCAATAATCGAGATAGCGTTGATAACCCCCTTCCGCCCAACGGTTGCGCTGATGCCAAAGTGAGCTGGCTTTGGTTACTCCTTCTTCTAACACTCCAGGAGTCAACAAAAAGTCGATGCGCCAATTATCTAGATGCAGACGAATAGTTAGATCGAGATCGTCGGTAATGGTTTCCTCATTCCAGCCACCACAGCTATTTAAGGCAACACGACTAACAAACTGACCATTGCCCCGTAACTCGCCGATACCATCGACAGCAATACGCTGTTGTTGGACATAGCTATCCAATGCCATCTCTGCTGCTTGTCCCTTTGTCCAAAAGTTTTCTGACCTATTGGCGATCGCTTTTCGCACCTGTACTGCCCCTGTGTCTTGACTGTCAAATAAAGGCACAACTCTTTTTAGTAAATCTGGACTTACCTTGGCATCAGCATCAAAAACGCCAATAATATCACCAAAGGTTTTTGGTAATACCTGATTTAATGCCCCAGATTTTCCGCCACCTGCATTGGCTGCACGATGAACTACTCTTAATTGGGAATATTCCTTGGCTAATTTATCTAAAATAATTGGCGTATTGTCGGTACTGCGATCGTCTATTGCCCAAACTTCGTATTTATCAGTAGGGTAATCGAGACTACAGAGCATAGCTACCAAATTACTAATTACCGTCTCTTCGTTTTTGGCTGCTACTAAAAGAGAAACTTTGGGGACAGATTCTGACTCATCTATAGTCAAGGGCGGAGGCGTATTTTCAGGTCGAGTAAATAAATAGCGCAGTATTTGCATTCCTACCAAAACAACTATAGCCAAAACGACCCATTTTCCCCAACTTACAAAATGCAGAGAAATAGTAACTATCCAAATTACCATCAACAAAAAAGCGGCTTTTTGCCTGCGTCCCGCTAGACCTTGAAAGAAATCTTCTCGAAATTCTGCTTCGGCTGCTTCTGGGTCGGCTAATTCGCTTAGGAGAGAGTTAATGGGGTCGGATTCTAGATCTGATTCCTTTTTGCGCCAATAATTCTCTGCCATAGTTGTTACATTTGCTCGCTGCTTGTATTTAAAGCGATTATGGCTGTTGTAATATCAGCTTAAAATAATCGCACTGGCTCAATTGTAACCAAAAATGTAAACTTTCTTAGCTAAAATTTAATAAATGCCTAATGTAGATTAACGACCTTCAGAATTATTGGTTTTCAGCTATCAGCTATCAGCTTTTAGCTCTAAGCTACTACGTATAGAGCTAAATCAAGTTATTTAGCTACTAAGAAGTTTAATCACGACGAGATAAAGATTAGCTTGTCTATAATCTCAAGCTAGTTTGAAAGCAATTTTTAATTCACACTAAACATTAATAATATTTTTTTCGATGATGAACAGTTTGGCTACAGGGTTAGCGATCGCTTTATGCTCGGTACTATGGGTAGAGTTTGTCAGAGATTTTTATCATGTTTTGTCCCATCTCTGGCAGCCTTTATATCGTCTTCACATATGGCATCATAAGGTTTTTCGCCGCGACCTCTCCGTTGTTAGCGACACCATTTATCGTCAGGCGCATTGGTACAATGATGTGCCTGAATCTTTAGTGATGCTGCTGTTGAGTATTTTGCCTTGGAGTCTGGTTTCTGCTTGGGATCTTGCTCCTCAATGGGCAGCTTGGGCTGGATCTTTCTATACTCTGAGCTTTTTAATAGGCGCGATCGCTCGTGGTTTAGGTATTCCCTTTGTTGACGAGCTTACGGACATTACCCATCGTCCAGGAGAATTTACTACTCTGCCTTCTCGCTGGCTGGTAAATCGTCCTTACCATTGGCGACATCATTTTGATAACCAGAATGCCTATTTTTCTGGCACGTTAACGCTTGTAGATAAACTGTTAGGGACAGCACTGTCCTTGAAAAATAAGCGGATAGCGGTTACTGGTGCATCGGGTACTTTAGGCAAGGCTCTATTAACCCAGCTACATTTAGCAGGGGCAAAAGTTACCGCTTTTACTTCATCTAATACTGACATTACCTTAAATGTTTCAGGGGAAGATCTGGCTATCAAAACCGTAGCTTGGCAAATTGGCAAAGAAGCAGAATTACTAACCTTCTTAGAGCAAATCGATATTTTAATTATTAATCATGGGGTGAATGTTCACGCTCAAAGAGACGAAGCTGCGATCGCTAAATCCTATGAAGTTAACACTTTCTCGACTCTACGGCTGATGGAGCTATTTTTTCAAACCGTTAAAAGCGATCGCGACATGATCACAAAAGAAGTGTGGGTAAACTCCTCAGAAGCAGAAGTAAACCCAGCCTTTAGTCCCTTATATGAGCTAAGTAAAAGAGCGACAGGAGATCTTGTAACCATGCGTCGCTTAGATGCTCCCTGTGTCGTGCGTAAGCTCATTTTAGGGCCGTTTAAAAGTCAGCTAAACCCTGTAGGTATCATGTCTGCTAATTGGGTAGCCAAACAAATTGTTAATTTGGCACGCAGAGATTTCCGTAATATAATCGTGACCATTAATCCTCTTACTTTTATCCTTTTTCCCATCAAAGAACTTTGGGTTGCTAATTACTTTCGATTCTTTACAGCCACCACAACCAAAGTTGCTCAAAAGCGGTCAGACCCCCTAAAGGGTTCAACAGTTCCTTCAACGGGACGAGGCTTATAAAGGGCGGACGCAGGTTCCGCCCACAGCCCCTTAGAAACCTCCGCAACGGACTGTCTCACCGCGTCGCCGTTAGAGGGCAGACCCCCTAAAGGGTTCAGCAGTTCCTTCAAGTCGGGGAACCCGCCCAACGGACTGCTTCACCGCGTCGCCGTTAGGCGCAAGGGAATGCTGACCAAGAAGCTAAAAGCTAAAAGGGTCTAAGTCCCCTCTTTCTCGAAGAGGCGAAAAGTCTTCAATTAAAAGTAGTTTAAATCTACTTTTAATTGAGCTAATAGCTAACAGCAAAGCGGTTTAAGACAGCCCTTTTAGCTGAGTTGTCACAACTTTTAATTTCAAAGTGCGATCGCTGCGTTTAACGGTAAACTGTAGGCTTTGATTGAGGTTACTGCTGTCCACAAGCGACTGTAATTGACCTGCATCAGTAATCGTTTGACCATCAATAGCCACAATTACGTCTCCTAAGCGTAAACCTGCTTTTTCTGCTGGTGTATTAGGCAAAACTCTAACGATCAAGACCCCATTTGTTTCGGGAATAGCAAAAGGAGAATTAGGATTTTGGTTATTTTTCTGTGCCAACTCAGGAGTTAGACTTCGCATCTGCACACCAATATAAGGATGGGGAACTTGTCTGCCCGCAATCAGAGTATCAGTAATAGATTTAACTTTGTCAATGGGAATAGCAAAGCCGATGCCATTAGCATCAGGACGAATAGCTGTATTGATACCAATAACTTCTCCCTGTTCATTAAGTAATGGTCCGCCAGAGTTACCAGGATTGATAGCTGCATCGGTTTGCAAAAAGTCAATTTTCTTATCGGGGATACCAACCTCAGCCGAGGAACGAGTTAAAGTACTAATGATGCCCAAGGTAACGGTATTGTCTAAGCCCACAGGGTTACCCACGGCGATCGCCCAGTCTCCTACTCGAACATTACCAGAGCTACCCAATACTGCTATGGGCAGATCTTCGCCTGGATCATCAATTTTGACAACTGCCAAATCAGTTACCTCGTCAGTGCCTTTGACTACCCCTGCAAATTCTCGTCCGTCTTTGAGAGTTACGGTAACTCGATCTGCACCACTAACTACATGAGCATTGGTTAAAATCGTGCCGTCTTTTTGGGTAATAAAGCCCGAACCTTGTCCACGCAACTGCCTTTCTCTGGGCATTTGTTCGCCAAGGCGATCGCCAAAAAATTCCCGAAAAAAAGGATCTTGAAACATGGGATCCATTCTGGTGGCAATAGTTTTCTCTGTATCAATCCTAACTACGGCTGCCCCAGTCTTGGCTACTGCTGCTGCCACGAAACTAGTAGAAGCTTTGACAACAGGTGCTTGTGCTTGAATTTGTGGTTCAGGGGTAAGGGTGATAGTATTTTGTTTAGTTTGGGAATCTATAGGTAAGGTGTCTGCCTGTGAAGACATCACTCTAATACTGCTAAAAGTCAAAATAACTCCTAAAAAAAGGGCTATAGCGTGGCTAGCCACTTTACCTAGAAATCGCTGCTTGGTCATTATTTTTAGTTAAATTTAATATTAGGGAATTAATCATACTTTTTTATCATAGCTTGACTAAATGTTTGTCTGCTGTGACCCCAGAAGGCTGAGTAATCTCTGACCGCGGAGTACCGTTCACTGGAAAATGATCGTTAGCTTCTTTAAGATTTATCTTTTACTTGCAATCTCATAACTATAAGTTCTAAGCTTTAAGCCATAAGCTGATGACAATTAATTCTTGGCAATGGTAAGTAATTCAAGTTCGACTAGTTATGCAATAGATTTTGGTACTAGCAATACGGCGATCGCTCGCTGGAATCGGGCTACGGAAAAAGCAGAACTAGTTAGCTTACCTAATTTATCTCAACAGTTTAGTTCCCTCCCACCGCTTATTCCTAGCTTGGTATACGTAGAGGATGCAGCCACAGGCAAAATTATTGCCGGACAAGCAGTGCGCGATCGCGGTTTAGATATCCAAAGCAACCCGCGTTTTTTTCGCAGTTTTAAGCGCGGAATTGGTACAGATATTCAGGGCTTTTTACCTCAGCTAGACGGCAGAAATTTATCTTTTGAGCAGGTTGGCGAATGGTTTTTACGGGAATTGATCGCCAGTCTGAGAGGGGAAACAGAATCAGATCTTCAATCATTGGTTTTAACTGTCCCCGTCGATAGTTTTGAATCCTACCGCCATTGGCTGATGGGGGTATGTCAGTCTTTAAAAGTAGAGCAAATTAGAATCCTCGATGAGCCGACTGCTGCTGCTTTAGGCTATGGTGCAGGGGCAGAAGAATTACTGTTGGTGGTAGATTTTGGTGGAGGAACAATTGATTTATCTTTAGTGCAGCTATCGTCAACCAGCCCTCAAACTCGGGGCTATCTCCTCAAGTGGGGACGAAAAATGTTGGGAGAAAATACGGCACAACAAAAAAATACGGCACGGGTAATTGCCAAAGTGGGAGACAATTTAGGGGGAGCAGATATTGATAATTGGCTGGTAGATTATTTTGCCACCACCCAAGCTTTGCCTAAATCTGCTTTAACGACTCGTTTGGCAGAAAGATTGAAGATTAAGCTGACTAAGGAAACAGAAGCACAAGAAGTTTACTTTAACGATGAAACTTTAGAAACCTATGAGCTAGCTCTAGATCGCGATCGCTTTAACAGTATTTTAGAGCAGCAGCAGTTTTTTAACCGACTTGATGAGCTTATGACTCAGGTTTTGCAACAGGCGCGACGCAATGGCGTAGAAACTACTGACATAGATTCAGTCTTACTAGTAGGTGGCTCAGTACAAATACCTGCCGTCCAAAATTGGGTCAAGCAGTATTTTGATGAAGATATGATAAAGAATCAGCAACCTTTAGAAGCGATCGCTACTGGGGCATTACAGGTATCTCGAAGCATTGAGGTAAAAGACTTTCTCTATCATAGCTACGGTATTCGCTACTGGAATCGGCAAACAAATAGTCATGGTTGGCATCCGATCATTAAAACAGGACAGCCTTATCCTACAGAAAAGCCAGTAGAGATAGTTTTGGGTGCTTCTACCCCAGGGCAAAGCAGTATTGAGTTAATTATTGGTGAACTGAGTGCAGCCACTGCCACCACAGAAGTTTATTTTGATGGCGATCGCTTAATTACTAAAGCTGTAGATACTCTGGGCGATCGGGTACAGCCGTTAAACGACCGAGATGGGGCAAGGACAATTGCTCAACTTGAGCCTGTGGGCAATCCTGGAAGCGATCGCCTTCAGCTTTTGTTTAGCGTTGACGATCAGAGGCATTTGCGTATTACCGTTGAAGACCTATTAACCCAACAAACTTTACTAAATAATTACATTGTAGTCAAGCTAAATTAACGAAGCATATTGTAATATGTACTTAAGTGGAAACTAGGGTATCAATCACCAGTAATTTTGGCAATTACCAGTGTTGTACCTAAAATTCGCTTATTTAAAAAGGTTATAAGTCTAATTACCCCAAAATTAAATTTTGCCTAAATTTTTTTTAATGATATTTAATATTTATAGAGTAAAGTGGCTACTTAATTTAGACCAATCTAACTGAATTAACCAAGCATTAATCCCAATTTAAGCGTTTTTGGGTTATCATTACTTAGTTTAATTAGGAATTACTTAGTAATAGTTACTGATTAAGCATAAAACAAAGAGTTAAGCGTAATAACACCCGCATTGGAAAAGCATACATAAAAAATAAAAAATATTAGATAAGAGATGAAATCTAAACGAGTAAATATACTAAATATTCCCATTGATGATATAGACACACATGAGCTTTTAGAAAGACTCAAAATTGGTGGAGTGGTTTTTACACCAAATGTAGATCATTTAGTTAAGCTGCAAAAAAATTCTGAATTTTATCAGGCATATCAAGAAGCCGATTATCGAGTCTGCGACAGTCAGTTAATTATGTTCGCTTCGCGTTTTTTGGGACAGCCTCTTAGGGAAAAGATTTCTGGATCTGATTTGTTCCCTGCTTTTTATCAACGTTATGGCAATGATGAAAGCGTCAAGATGTTTTTACTTGGTGGCTTAGAAGGAGTGGCACAAAAGGCTAGTAATAACATTAATACCAAAGTTGGTCGCAACATGGTGGTAGATACTTATTGCCCCCCTTTTGGTTTTGAACAAGATCCTGCCCAGTGCCAAAAAATTATTGAAATTATTAATGCTTCAGGGGCAAATGTATTAGCTATTGGAGTTGGTGCGCCGAAGCAGGAAACCTGGATTTGCCAGCATCGAGCTAAGATGACAAACATAAAAACCTTCTTGGCGATTGGAGCTACTTTAGACTTTGAGGCAGGTACCCTGAAAAGAGCGCCTGCTTGGATGAGTTCAGCGGGTTTAGAATGGCTTTACAGACTAATAAAAGAGCCTGGTAGGCTTTGGAAAAGATATTTAGTAGAAGATACCAGCTTTTTTATGTTAATATTACGCCAAAAGTTTAACTTGGATCATAAACAAAATTTTTTGGGCAAAAAAAGTATGCTCGAATCTAGTCCCGTTGGCAGAGAGTAATATCGCAGTACGTTGATTGGTTAGGACAGAAAAATGAACTGTTCGTAAGTAACAAGTAGCAAGTAACAAGTGTCCTAATATAAGTACGTATAGCTATAAATACCAAAGCGATCGCTCTAAATCTTTAAAGAGACACTATTGGTCTAAAGCCTCAACTCTTGGACTACCATCTGCTTCAATCCAAACTAATTGTTTAATACGGCAGGTTTGAGCGTATCGTCTAACTGCTGTTGGCGATCGCTCTGCCAAGTCAATTTCTATCTTGAGAGGAGCATTTTCTTTTCTCAGTTTGCGGGCATATTTGAGCGCAGCAGCCTCTGCTTCTGTGGTAGTAGGAATAACCAGACAATCACTGCTAGGAGCTTGTTGAGGCAGTTTATCTGTAGATAACAAGCTCGAATGTAAATCTTCAATCGAGAGAGAAAAGCCAATTCCAGGAGATGATTTCCCTTGAGGATCGTACAGCCCCAGCAATCGATCGTAACGTCCACCTTTGGCTAAAACATAAGACTGATGGTCTTGAAAACAAACGGCTTTAAAAACAATACCTGTATAGTAATCAAAGGTTTGCAGTAAACTAAGATCTAAGGTTAAAGGTAAAGGTTGCTCGGAACTACTATTGAGTAATTCAATCAGAGATTTGAGATTATTGACTATTTCTCTGGCGGCAGGATCTAAATTGAGAGTAGAAACTTTACTTAAAACAGCTTCTGGTTTACCCCGCAAATCAAATAAAAGTAAAGCCTGAGCTTTTAAATCTGCATCTAACTCTAAATTCTCCAAGGTAATTCGGTCAAGATTAGCAATACATTGGCGTACTGAGGGGCGGATCGACTCAGGAAATGCCGATAGGAGCGATCGGGTTAATCCAGCCTCTCCTAACAAAATAGACCAATCTGGCGTACCCAATTCATATAAACAGTCCGCTAGCAAAAGAATTATTTCGGCATCAGCT
This DNA window, taken from Pleurocapsa sp. FMAR1, encodes the following:
- a CDS encoding bifunctional sterol desaturase/short chain dehydrogenase; this encodes MMNSLATGLAIALCSVLWVEFVRDFYHVLSHLWQPLYRLHIWHHKVFRRDLSVVSDTIYRQAHWYNDVPESLVMLLLSILPWSLVSAWDLAPQWAAWAGSFYTLSFLIGAIARGLGIPFVDELTDITHRPGEFTTLPSRWLVNRPYHWRHHFDNQNAYFSGTLTLVDKLLGTALSLKNKRIAVTGASGTLGKALLTQLHLAGAKVTAFTSSNTDITLNVSGEDLAIKTVAWQIGKEAELLTFLEQIDILIINHGVNVHAQRDEAAIAKSYEVNTFSTLRLMELFFQTVKSDRDMITKEVWVNSSEAEVNPAFSPLYELSKRATGDLVTMRRLDAPCVVRKLILGPFKSQLNPVGIMSANWVAKQIVNLARRDFRNIIVTINPLTFILFPIKELWVANYFRFFTATTTKVAQKRSDPLKGSTVPSTGRGL
- a CDS encoding mevalonate kinase family protein, with protein sequence MNFFVPGRLCLFGEHSDWAAEYRQINPNIEPGYAIVVGTNQGIYAQVKTHSDLVFKTANQPQILKLAMDKNLLLEMAQTENFYSYIAGVAYQALTRYGVGGLEIDNYLTNLPMKKGLSSSAAICVLVARAFNYFYQLNLTIEEEMNLAYWGEKTTPSQCGRLDQACAFGNQPILMIFDGDRHQLKPLTIGQDLYFIVVDLAGSKNTQEILTQLNQCYPVAKNALEAQVQDYLGRINAQIVQEAILALERGDAAILGSLMSQAQTEFDRNLIPACPQQLNAPILHQLLKHKPLQAYVYGGKGVGSQGDGTAQFIADDRHSQQKAIAIIQQDFPQMQCYELNIPQSNL
- a CDS encoding YkvA family protein; this translates as MNFSLSSLYEWYRSAIRHPKYRWWVMLGTAIYLVSPIDVIPDIFPIVGQIDDVVLAGLLFTELSQMAFAKLQSRQEKNNVTTEDIGSETNVVDVDAETIATNQ
- a CDS encoding Maf family protein; this translates as MNANKSSPRFVLASASTARLKLLRMVGIAPLVCKSDFDEDRVQIEDPAELVTTLARCKAETVAPQFSDALVLGCDSILTINNRIYGKPDSSQQAIARWQEMRGKMGKIYTGHALLDLEQQRKIIRCGITQVYFANISDRTIEAYVATGEPLKCAGSFALEGKGGMFVEKIEGCHSNVIGLSLPLLHQMLENLGYNITNFWQ
- a CDS encoding glycosyltransferase, giving the protein MAENYWRKKESDLESDPINSLLSELADPEAAEAEFREDFFQGLAGRRQKAAFLLMVIWIVTISLHFVSWGKWVVLAIVVLVGMQILRYLFTRPENTPPPLTIDESESVPKVSLLVAAKNEETVISNLVAMLCSLDYPTDKYEVWAIDDRSTDNTPIILDKLAKEYSQLRVVHRAANAGGGKSGALNQVLPKTFGDIIGVFDADAKVSPDLLKRVVPLFDSQDTGAVQVRKAIANRSENFWTKGQAAEMALDSYVQQQRIAVDGIGELRGNGQFVSRVALNSCGGWNEETITDDLDLTIRLHLDNWRIDFLLTPGVLEEGVTKASSLWHQRNRWAEGGYQRYLDYWRYIFSKPMGFGKRIDLLCWMLLQYILPAANVPDGILAIARHRLPILSPITILLFVWGFIGIFKGLVRIHVAENKALTLPVLLDIVGQSIRGLIYMAHWQVVMLSITARMSIRPKRLKWVKTVHEGATSLNNG